From a region of the Ovis aries strain OAR_USU_Benz2616 breed Rambouillet chromosome 2, ARS-UI_Ramb_v3.0, whole genome shotgun sequence genome:
- the LOC114112781 gene encoding lysosomal-associated transmembrane protein 4B-like yields MKMVAPWTRFCSNSRCLCCHVGTGTILLGVWYLILNAVVLLIVLSALADPDHYHFSSSELGGDFEFMDDANMCIATAISVLMTLICAMATYGAYKQRAAWIIPFFCYQIFDFALNTLVAVTILVSPNSIQEYIRQLPPDFPYKDDIMSVNPTCLVLIILLFISIILAFKGYLISCVWNCYQYINGRNSSDVLVYVTSNDTTVLLPPYDDATVNSATKEPPPLYVSA; encoded by the coding sequence ATGAAGATGGTGGCCCCCTGGACGCGGTTCTGCTCCAACAGCCGCTGCCTCTGCTGCCATGTCGGCACCGGCACCATCCTGCTCGGCGTCTGGTACCTGATCCTCAATGCTGTGGTGCTGCTGATTGTGTTGAGTGCCCTGGCTGATCCAGATCATTACCACTTTTCAAGTTCTGAACTCGGGGGTGACTTTGAGTTCATGGATGATGCCAACATGTGCATTGCCACCGCGATTTCTGTTCTCATGACCCTTATCTGTGCCATGGCTACGTACGGAGCATACAAGCAACGGGCAGCCTGGATCATCCCATTCTTCTGCTACCAGATCTTTGATTTTGCCCTGAACACCTTGGTTGCGGTCACCATACTTGTTTCTCCAAACTCCATCCAGGAATACATACGACAGCTGCCTCCTGATTTTCCTTACAAAGATGATATCATGTCAGTGAATCCTACCTGTTTGGTCCTCATTATTCTTCTGTTTATCAGCATTATCTTGGCTTTTAAGGGTTACTTGATTAGCTGTGTTTGGAACTGCTACCAATACATCAATGGCAGGAACTCCTCTGATGTCCTGGTTTATGTTACCAGCAACGACACTACGGTGCTGTTACCCCCGTACGATGACGCCACTGTGAATAGTGCCACCAAGGAGCCGCCGCCCCTGTACGTGTCTGCCTGA